Proteins encoded by one window of Sorangium aterium:
- a CDS encoding gamma-glutamylcyclotransferase → MDREAWIFGYGSLIWRPAFRFERMVPGYITGWARRFWQGSTDHRGVPGAPGRVVTLIPSPGALCWGMAYRVGEAELDEVLRALDHREKGGYARHDVPLHLADGAAVRAEITARSAIVYLATPDNPDYLGAAPLPEIAAQVLASHGPSGSNVEYVLRLADALMAMGAHDEHVTELAALVGHRAPRPVDPRTTVGPSCGGRAAGAADGPSTELGARSTSS, encoded by the coding sequence GTGGACCGCGAGGCGTGGATCTTCGGTTACGGTTCGTTGATCTGGCGGCCTGCCTTCCGCTTCGAGCGGATGGTGCCAGGGTACATCACGGGGTGGGCCCGCCGCTTCTGGCAGGGGTCCACAGACCATCGGGGCGTCCCCGGGGCGCCCGGGCGGGTGGTCACGCTCATCCCGTCGCCTGGCGCCCTCTGCTGGGGGATGGCCTATCGCGTTGGCGAGGCCGAGCTCGACGAGGTGCTCCGCGCGCTGGACCACCGCGAGAAGGGCGGATATGCGCGCCACGACGTGCCGCTCCACCTTGCGGATGGGGCGGCGGTGCGCGCGGAGATCACGGCCCGGTCGGCCATCGTGTACCTGGCCACGCCGGATAACCCCGATTACCTGGGCGCTGCGCCGCTCCCCGAGATCGCCGCGCAGGTGCTCGCGTCGCACGGCCCGAGCGGCTCGAACGTCGAGTACGTCCTGCGGCTCGCCGACGCGCTCATGGCGATGGGCGCGCACGACGAGCACGTGACCGAGCTAGCGGCCCTCGTCGGCCACCGAGCTCCCCGTCCGGTCGACCCGAGGACCACCGTCGGTCCCTCGTGTGGTGGTCGCGCCGCGGGGGCTGCGGACGGGCCGTCGACCGAGCTCGGCGCCCGGTCGACCTCTAGTTGA